The following DNA comes from Deltaproteobacteria bacterium.
GGCGACGGCCGGCGCGGCGGTGGCCGGCTCGACCGGCGGCAGGGCGCCGGGCGCGGGCGCCGGCGGCGTCACCCGCGGCGGGCGGTTGGCGAAGCGGTAGCGGATGTTCGCCTGCCGGCACTTCGTCACCCGCTGCATGCCGTCGTGGTGGGCGCCGATGTAGAAGAAGACCGCGATGATCCCGACCACCCCGGCGACCACCGAGGTGATCGTCTGGGTCTGGCAGTCCCCGGTGTCCCGGCAGCTCTGCTGGAGGGCGTAGATGGTGCCCACCGTGGCGCCCGGCACGACGATGCCGGCCATGCCCGCGTCGGCGATCGGCCAGGAGTAGCTCGACTCGCAGGGCATCCCCTGCTGCTCGTAGCGCTCGGGGCTCCGGGGGACGAAGGCCCAGGAGCAGCCCGAGAGGAGCGCGGCGCAGAGGAGCAAGGCGAGCCGCCCGGGGCCGAGCACCAGGACGCGCCGGTGGCGTCGCGCGCGGCTCAAGGGGTCACCCCGGAGGCGGGGACCGGGCCCGGCCCGGGGACGCCGCTGCCGCCGACGGAGGGGGCCAGCGGGCAGGCGGCGACGCAGTCCGCCCGGGCGTCCCGGCAGGAGACGCTGGAGCCGAAGTCCCCGCTGCCGCAGCTGGGGTTGCCGCAGCTGCCGCCGCCGCCGCCCCCGATGAGGATGATCGCGCCGGCGATCGCGATGATGTAGGCGGGGATCAACATGAAGGTGGACGCCGCCTGGGCCGAGACGCAGTCGTCGGCGAGCTCGGCGCAGGCGTCGGCGCACTCGGGGTCCACCGGGTTCGCGCGCTGCGAGGCCGACTGGTACTCGGTCACGCAGCCGGCCGCGGTGAGGGTCACCGAGAGGAGGAGGGCCAGCGCCGCAGTGGAAGGAGAGGTACGCACCTGGACCTAGACGTTATCCAATGGCGACGGGTCCAGGCCAGCCAGCAGGTGCAGGTCCTCGCCCACCAGGCGCTGGGTGGTCCAGTCCGAGAGGGGCCGCGCCCCGAGCGCGGCGTAGAAGCGCAGGGCCGGCTCGTTCCAGTCGAGCACCGACCACTCGAGGCGGCCCTCGGGGTGCAGCGCGACGGCCCGGGCCGCGACCCGCGAGAGCAGGGCCCGGCCGACCCCCCGGCCGCGCTGCTCCGGCAGCACGAAGAGGTCCTCCAGCCAGAGGCCGGGGCGGGCGAGGAAGGTGGAGTAGGTGGGGAAGAAGAGGGCGTAGCCGATGGGCGCGCCCTGAGCGTCGAAGGCCAGGAGCACCTCGGCTCCCGGGCGCTCGCCGAAGAGGGTCGCCCGCAGGTCGGCCTCGGTGGCGCTCACCTCGTGGGCCAGCCTCTCGTACTCGGCCAGCGCCTGGATGAGCTGCAGCAAGCTGCCCGCGTCACCGGCCCGGGCCGGTCGGATCTCGATGGTCTGCTTCATGGCTTCCTTACAATGCCCCGCCTTCCTTAATATCCCGGCTCCTACTGGGGCATATGACGGGCTCCTTTCTGGGAGGAGGGAAGATGCGACTTTCTCGAGTTTCGATCCACCCGACGACGATCCTCGTGGCGCTCCTGGCCTTGCTCGGCGCCACCAACGGCTGCGACTGCAAGGAGGACACGAAGCTCGGGGACAGCCGCCCCGAGATCCGCGTCACGCCGAACCCCGTGGCCTTCGGCACGGTGCCCATGCTCGAGGAGTCGGCGCTCCAGGTGCTCGTCGAGAACGTGAGCAACCAGGACCTCGTCCTCGAGGGCACGCCGGTGCTGGTGGAGAACGGCGAGGACGCCCTGGAGGAGATCGTGATGCGAGCGGTCCTCACTCCGGTGGACTGCAGCTCCGGGGTCGAGCGGGCGGGCGCCGACCCCGCGCGGCTTGCGCCCTTCGAGTGCTTCTCCATCACCCTGGCCTACCGGCCCCAGAACCTCGGCGCCGACACCGGCTCGCTGACCCTCGAGAGCAACGATCCCGAGAACGGCAGCCTGGTGGTGCCGATCACCGCCGAGGGCTCCTCCCCCGACATCGAGGTCTGCCTCCTGGCCGGCGACTGCACCCCCACCGAGACCTGCTTCGCCCCGGGCGACCTGCCCCTCTCCCTCACCTTCCCCCTGACCCAGATCGCCGCCACGACCTCCTGCGACGTGCGGATCTCCAACACCGGCCAGCTCCCGCTGGAGCGCCTGGCCTGGAGCTTCAAGAGCGGCAACCGGCGCGCCGACTACAGCCTCGATCCCGACCCCCTCTCGGCGGTGGGCTCGCTCCAGCCCGGCGAGGGCATCCAGGCGACGATCGACTTCACTCCGAAGTCCGGGGGACCCAAGGACGCGGTGGTGGAGATCACCTCCTCCGATCCCGACGAGGCCGCGGTGGCCATCGAGATCACCGGCATGGGCGACGGGCCCAAGATCTGCCCCGACCCCTTCCCCCTGATCGACTTCGGTCAGGTCGAGGTCGGCACGACGAAGGCGCTCGACATCGAGATGACCGACTGCGGCACGATGGACCTGACCATCAACACGATGGAGGTGCAGAACGCCTCGGGCACCGGGCCCAGCGGCGAGTTCGCCCTCGGCGCCGGCGCGCCCTCGACGCCGATCCCCCTGACGGCCGGCGGCTCGACGACCGTCCCCCTGGAGTTCACCCCGCCCACCTCCGGCCCCTTCACCGCCCGGCTCTTCCTGGAGACCACCGACCCGGTGGTGCCCTCGGGCTGGCTCTCCATCGTCGGCGAGGGCACGACCCCGCCGGCCTGTGAGCTCCAGGCCTCGACCTCCGTCGTCTCCTTCGGCGCCACCGCCCCCTCGACCCTCGGCGGCTCGCCCATCGAGAAGACCCTCGCCCTCTCGAACCCCGGGGCCCTGCCCTGCACGAACGTCGGCGCCAGCATCACCGCCGGTGACGCCGTGCGCTTCGAGCTCGTCGGCCTGCCCGTGGGCGGCCCGCCCTGGACGCTGAACTCGGGCGACATCGTCCTCTTCACCCTGCGCTACGACCCGGTCGACACCACCGGCCCCGACACCGGGATCATCGCCTTCACCGCCAGCGAGCTCGCCGCCCCTCTCGAGGTCCAGCTCGCCGGCACCCCGGTGGCCGTGCCCTCCTGCCAGCTGAACGTGCTGCCCAACAGCGGGAACTTCACCCTGGGCTTCTGCTCGATCATCGGCGGCTTCAACCCGCGGGTGGTGCAGTTCGGCGCCTCGCCCATGGGCCAGAAGAAGACCCTGCCCATCACCCTGGAGAACAGCGGCTCGGCCAACTGCACGATCACCAAGACCACCATCAGCACCTTCAACCCCGGCAACCCCTTCGGCGGCCCCTCCCCGGCGCTGACCATCGACGCGCCCGCCAACCAGGTGATCGTCAACGGCGCGCCCACCCAGACCATCCTCCCGGGTGAGGTCGGCACGATCCCGATCACCTTCCTCCCCCTCAACGAGGAGGAGGCCTGCGGCTCGGTGGAGATCGAGACCAACCAGCTCGACTTCGCCGGCGAGTGCCTCGACCTCGCCAGCGGCACCACCAAGGCCGGCTGCTACAAGGTCAGCGCCCTGGGCTCGGGCGTCCGCCCCCTCCTGCAGGTGGTGCCCACCGACCTGGACTTCGGCGTCATCACCGTCGGCTGCGCCTCGGCCCAGCGGGAGGTCACCCTCCACAACACCGGCGGCAACACGATCAACCTCACCGACATCCGGATCGATCCGGCGACCGGCCCCTTCATGATCTCGCTGGCGCCCTTCCCCCTCCCCTACGCCCTGGCCGCCGGGGCCAGCATCCCCATCGGCGTGACCTACCGGCCGCCGGACGCGAACCCCCACGCCGCGATGCTGATCATCGAGAGCGACGATCCCACCTCGCCCCTGGTCAGCGTCCCCCTGGCCGGCGCCGGCACCAACGACCCGCACCAGACCGACATCTTCCACCAGCTCTCCGAGCCGATGGTCGACGTGCTCTGGATCGTCGACAACTCCTGCTCCATGGGTGACGAGCAGAACAACGTCGCCGCCAACGCCACCACCTTCCTCTCCCACGCCCTCTCCCTCCAGACCGACTTCCACCTCGGGGTGGTGACCACCGACATGGAGGACCCCGCCGACTCCGGGCTCCTCCAGGAGGGGAACTTCTTCGCCGCCGCGCCGAAGTGGGTCGACCGCGCCACGCCGAACCCCGACGTGGCCTTCGGCAACTCGGTGAAGCAGGGCACCAGCGGCGACGCCACCGAGAAGGGCCTGATGGCGGCCCACGCGGCGCTCACCCACCCCCTGGTGAACGACCCCGCGCTCAACGGCGGCTTCCTCCGCGAGGACGCCAAGCTGACCATGATCGTCATCTCGGACGAGGAGGACTCCTCGCCCTCGACGGTGGACTTCTACGTGGACGCCTTCAAGAACATCAAGGGCTACCGCCGCCCCGACCTGATGAGCTTCTCGGCGGTGGTCGGTGAGGAGCCCAGCGGCTGCTCGAGCTCGGCCGGCGCCGCCGGCGCGGGCGTCCGCTACCTCGAGGTGGCCCGGCGCACCGGCGGCCTGGAGCGCTCGATCTGCACCACCAACTGGGGGCAGCTGGCCAACGACCTGGGCCTGGACGCCTTCGGGGCGAAGACCGACTTCTACCTCACCCGCGAGGCGATCGACGCCACGATCGAGGTGCGGGTGGACGGCGTGCTCGTCCCGCGCACCGGCAACTGGAGCTACGACCCGGCCGCCAACGCGGTCAGCTTCGACGCCGCCGCCACCCCGGCCCAGGGGGCGGAGGTCCAGATCGACTACGACACGATCTGCCGCTAGTCTGCGCCGCCGGAAGCGAACATGGCACCGGCGGCAACCATCACCCAGAAACCGGTCGAGCACGGGCGCGGCTTCCGCCGCATCGTGACCCTGCTCGTCTCCCTGGTGACCGTGCCCACCGCCCTGCTCCTGGCGGTGGGCGTGCTGATGCTCGTCTTCTACTCGGAGCGGCTGAACCTCCTCTTCGGCATCCTGGTGGTCAGCCTGGTGGTCTGCCTGGCGACCGGCTCGATCCTGGCCCTGATCTTCCTGCGCCGGGAGGCGAGGATCTCCGAGCTGCAGCAGGACTTCGTCTCCAAGGTCAGCCACGAGCTGCGCACGCCGCTGACCTCGATCCGGATCTTCGTCGAGACGATCCAGCGCGGGGAGATCCCGGCGGCCGAGCTCTCGGAGTGCCACGACGCCCTGGCCCTGGAGGTCGGCAAGCTGACCGCCCGCATCGAGCGGCTGCTGGACTGGGGCCGGATGGAGGCGGGCAAGCGGGTCTACGAGCTGAAGTCGGTGCCCGTCGGCCGCATCGTCGAGCGCTCCCTGGACGCCTTCGACACGGCGACCCTCGGTCGCAGGGTCGAGGTCGAGGTCGAGGTCGAGGAGGGGCTGCCGACGGTGCTGGCGGACGGCGACGCCCTGGTGGACGCCCTCGTGAACCTCCTGGCCAACGCCTACAAGTACACGACCGAGGAGAGGCAGATCGCGCTGCGCGCCTCGCGCGAGGGCCCCTGGGTGAAGCTCTCGGTGCGGGACAACGGCATCGGCATCCCCCACCGCGAGCACCGCCGCATCTTCCAGAAGTTCTACCGGGTGGACGAGCGCCTCACCCAGGCCAAGGAGGGCACCGGCCTCGGCCTGGCGATCGTGCAGCACGTGGTCAGCGGCCACCGCGGGCGCCTCACCCTGGAGAGCGAGCCGGGGCAGGGCAGCACCTTCAGCCTGCTCCTCCACCCCGCCGCCCCGGAGACCCGAGCATGAGCGAGAACGAGAAGAAGGTCCGCCTCCTCCTCATCGAGGACGACCCCTCCATCTCCCTGGGGCTGCGGGTGAACCTGCAGGCGGAAGGGTACGAGGTCGAGATCGCCGCCGACGGCCGCGCCGGCCTGGCCGCCGCCCGCAAGGGCTTCGATCTCATCCTGCTGGACGTGATGATGCCGGAGATCAACGGCTTCGAGGTCCTGCAGGTCCTGCGCTCCGAGGGCGTGATGACGCCGACCATCGTGCTCACCGCGCTCTCCAGCGAGGAGGACAAGGTCACCGGCCTCGATCTGGGCGCCGAGGACTACGTCACCAAGCCCTTCAGCCTGGCCGAGCTGCTGGCCCGCGTCCGCTCGGTCCTGCGGCGGGCCGCCCCGGCCCCGGCCGAGCGCTGGGCCTTCGGCGAGGTGAAGCTCGACCCGAGGGACCGCAGCGTGACCCTCGCCGGCGAGCCCGTCGAGCTCACCCGCACCGAGTTCGACCTCCTGGCCACCCTCCTCGCGGCCGACGGCGCGGTGGTGAGCCGGCAGGGCCTGATCGACGAGGTCTGGGGCGCGGGCCACAAGGTCACGCCCCGCACCGTGGACAACTTCATCGCCCAGCTACGCGCCAAGCTCGAGGCCGACGCCGCCAACCCCGAGCACCTGCTCACGGTAAGGGGCGTCGGTTACCGGCTGAATCGGGGGTGAGCTCCGCTCCGCTCCGCCATCACAACTGCTGGCACATCTTGGCGGACCGGGCGCAGTACTGGCCGCTCGAGAGGCTCATGCACTCGTAGGCCGCGTCGGGGCAGTCGGCCGGATCGCCGGTGCAGGTGACCGGGTTCCCCGAGGCGTCGAACTGCGGGACCACGAAGACCGTCGTCGCGGGGACGCCGCAGCTGTAGCCGGAGGGGCAGCCGCGGTCCGCGCCGCCCTCGCCGTCGCAGTAGCCCAGGCAGACCGGGTGGCTGCCGCCGGCGTCGATGCAGAAGGTCTCGGCCGGGTTCGTCCCGGTGCCCATCGCGCAGTAGTCGTGGCCGGAGTAGGGGTCGAGGCTGCAGCTCTGGCCGTTGTTCCAGGCGCCCGAGGAGGAGTAGTCACCGGCCAGCGGCACGAGGTTGCCGCAGGCGGTGATGAAGCGGCCGCAGACCTGCGTCCCGGAGCCGTTGGAGAGGCAGACGTAGCCGGGGTCGCAGTCGCTGTTGGCGCTGCAGTTGCGGTTGGCCGGCTGGGGCTCGGAGCTGCCGGTCTCGAGGCAGACCTCACCGCCGGGGCAGACGCCCCCGCTCTGGCCCACGCTCGAGGCGGGGCAGGGGATCATGCAGGTGCCGCTGGTGCGATCGAAGGGGCTGATGGGGGTGCAGGTGGTGCCCGGCGCGCACTGACCGGTCTGGCCCAGGGTGCAGCCCTCGTCGCGCTGGGTCGGGTAGAAGCAGTTGCTCTCGGCGTCGATGGAGGTGCAGTTGTTGAGGCAGGTGAGGTTGCCCGCCCAGCCGGTGCCGTTCATCGTCTCGCAGGTCTGGCCGTTGAAGTTGGCGCCGTCGCAGGCCTCGCCCTGGCCGATCATCCCGTCGCCGCAGCGCGAGCAGCCCGAGAGGTCCAGGGTGCAGTTCGGCGAGCAGGTCAGGGTGCCGCCGGGGCGGCCCTGGCTCTGGCAGGTCTCGCCGCGCAGCTCGAAGCCCTCGCAGGCCTCCATGGTGTCGAGCTGACCGTTGTTGCAGGTCTCGAGGCTGGTGCAGCTGCCCTCGTCGAAGAGGCAGCCGGTGCAGAAGAGGCTGCCGCCGCCGTAGCCGAGGCTCTGGCAGCTGGCCCCGTTGAGGTTGCCGGCCTCGCAGTCCTCGCCCAGGTCGATGGTGCCGTTGCCGCAGTTCACGCCGCCCCCGTCGGTGCCGCCGCCGTCGCTGCCGCCCCCATCGGAGACCGAGCCGTCGCGGCGGCCGTCGTCGTCGTCATCGCCGGAGGGGAAGCAGCCGGCGGCGAGGATCAGGACCGAGGAGAGGGCGAGGAGGGAGAAGATGCGGTTCATGGGCGGTTCCTTTCGAAGCCCGGGATCATATCAAAAGGAGCCCGGTTGGACGTGAGCCACCTCACACCCCCGGCCGTGATAGACGGGGGGGGTGGAAGCTGCCCCCGGAGCGGTGGAGGCCCGTGGCCTCGTGAAGACCTTCGGGTCCTTGCGCGCCGTGGACGGGCTCTCCCTCTCGGTGCCCGCCGGCGCCTTCTACGCCTTCCTCGGCCCCAACGGCGCCGGCAAGTCCACCACCCTCTCGATGCTCACCGGGGTGCTGGAGGCCAGCGCGGGGGAGATCCGGATCCTGGGCCAGGATCTGCGGGACGATCCCATCGCGGTGAAGGCGCAGGTGGGCATCGTCCCCGAGGAGCTCACCCTCTTCGAGCGGCTCACCGGCTGGCAGCAGCTGATCTTCTCCGGCCGGGTCTACGGCCTCTCGGACACCGTCGCGGCGAAGCGGGCCAAGGAGCTCCTGAAGCTCACCGGCCTCGAGGGCCGCGAGCACGACGAGATCGCCGGCTACTCCAAGGGGATGCGCCGCCGCCTCGCCATCGGCGCGGCCCTGGTGCACGCGCCGCGGGTGGTCTTCCTCGACGAGCCCTTCGAGGGGATCGACGTCATCGCCGCCGGGGTGGTGCGCGAGCTCCTGCAGGAGCTCGGCCGCCGGGGGGTCACGGTCTTGCTGACCACCCACGTGCTGGCCATCGCCGATCGCCTGGCCACCCACGCCGGGATCATCGCCGCGGGCAGGATGCTGGCGGAAGGGTCGGTCGAGGCGCTGAAGGCCCGCTACGAGCGCGACACCCTGGAGGCGGTCTTCGAGAGCCTGATCGAGGTGCCGCGGGCCCCCGAGCAGAGCCTCTCCTTCTACGGTCATGCCGAGGACTGACGCGCCACCCCTCCCCGGGCTCGCCCGCCACACCCTGCTGCTCTGGCAGCTGCGGCTCTGGCTCACCGGCAGCCAGCAGCCCGGGCAGGCGCGGCGGGCGCGGCTGCTGGCCCTGCTCGCCTACCTCGCCTCGGCGAGCCCGGCGATCCCCCTCTTCTGGGCCGGCTGGCGGCTGCTGACCTGGGAGCCGGTGGCGGCCTCGCTGCTCTGGACCCGCTTCTTCTTCGACCTGCTGGCCTTCGTCTCGACCACCGTCTGGATCTTCTGGCCGGTGCTGGCCGCCGACGTCGACGACCACGCCGAGGTCAGCCGCTTCGCGACCCTGCCCATCGCGCCCCTGCGCCTGCTGGTGGCCTCCACCGCCGCCGCCCTCTTCGAGCCCCTGGCCCTGGTGGTGAGCGCGCCGGTCCTCGGCGCCTCCCTGGCCTTCCTCTCCCGCCACCCGCCGCGCTCCTGGGCGCTGGTCGTCCTCGCCCTCCTGGGCTGGGCGCTGCTCTCCATCGCCTGGTCGCGGGCGGCCCTCCACCTGGTCCTCGGGGTGCTGCGCCAGAAGCGGGGCGCGCAGGCGGTGGGCGGCTTCTTCCTCGGCGTCCTCTTCGTCTCGGTCTTCATCCCC
Coding sequences within:
- a CDS encoding GNAT family N-acetyltransferase — encoded protein: MKQTIEIRPARAGDAGSLLQLIQALAEYERLAHEVSATEADLRATLFGERPGAEVLLAFDAQGAPIGYALFFPTYSTFLARPGLWLEDLFVLPEQRGRGVGRALLSRVAARAVALHPEGRLEWSVLDWNEPALRFYAALGARPLSDWTTQRLVGEDLHLLAGLDPSPLDNV
- a CDS encoding choice-of-anchor D domain-containing protein, which encodes MRLSRVSIHPTTILVALLALLGATNGCDCKEDTKLGDSRPEIRVTPNPVAFGTVPMLEESALQVLVENVSNQDLVLEGTPVLVENGEDALEEIVMRAVLTPVDCSSGVERAGADPARLAPFECFSITLAYRPQNLGADTGSLTLESNDPENGSLVVPITAEGSSPDIEVCLLAGDCTPTETCFAPGDLPLSLTFPLTQIAATTSCDVRISNTGQLPLERLAWSFKSGNRRADYSLDPDPLSAVGSLQPGEGIQATIDFTPKSGGPKDAVVEITSSDPDEAAVAIEITGMGDGPKICPDPFPLIDFGQVEVGTTKALDIEMTDCGTMDLTINTMEVQNASGTGPSGEFALGAGAPSTPIPLTAGGSTTVPLEFTPPTSGPFTARLFLETTDPVVPSGWLSIVGEGTTPPACELQASTSVVSFGATAPSTLGGSPIEKTLALSNPGALPCTNVGASITAGDAVRFELVGLPVGGPPWTLNSGDIVLFTLRYDPVDTTGPDTGIIAFTASELAAPLEVQLAGTPVAVPSCQLNVLPNSGNFTLGFCSIIGGFNPRVVQFGASPMGQKKTLPITLENSGSANCTITKTTISTFNPGNPFGGPSPALTIDAPANQVIVNGAPTQTILPGEVGTIPITFLPLNEEEACGSVEIETNQLDFAGECLDLASGTTKAGCYKVSALGSGVRPLLQVVPTDLDFGVITVGCASAQREVTLHNTGGNTINLTDIRIDPATGPFMISLAPFPLPYALAAGASIPIGVTYRPPDANPHAAMLIIESDDPTSPLVSVPLAGAGTNDPHQTDIFHQLSEPMVDVLWIVDNSCSMGDEQNNVAANATTFLSHALSLQTDFHLGVVTTDMEDPADSGLLQEGNFFAAAPKWVDRATPNPDVAFGNSVKQGTSGDATEKGLMAAHAALTHPLVNDPALNGGFLREDAKLTMIVISDEEDSSPSTVDFYVDAFKNIKGYRRPDLMSFSAVVGEEPSGCSSSAGAAGAGVRYLEVARRTGGLERSICTTNWGQLANDLGLDAFGAKTDFYLTREAIDATIEVRVDGVLVPRTGNWSYDPAANAVSFDAAATPAQGAEVQIDYDTICR
- a CDS encoding ATP-binding protein encodes the protein MAPAATITQKPVEHGRGFRRIVTLLVSLVTVPTALLLAVGVLMLVFYSERLNLLFGILVVSLVVCLATGSILALIFLRREARISELQQDFVSKVSHELRTPLTSIRIFVETIQRGEIPAAELSECHDALALEVGKLTARIERLLDWGRMEAGKRVYELKSVPVGRIVERSLDAFDTATLGRRVEVEVEVEEGLPTVLADGDALVDALVNLLANAYKYTTEERQIALRASREGPWVKLSVRDNGIGIPHREHRRIFQKFYRVDERLTQAKEGTGLGLAIVQHVVSGHRGRLTLESEPGQGSTFSLLLHPAAPETRA
- a CDS encoding response regulator transcription factor codes for the protein MSENEKKVRLLLIEDDPSISLGLRVNLQAEGYEVEIAADGRAGLAAARKGFDLILLDVMMPEINGFEVLQVLRSEGVMTPTIVLTALSSEEDKVTGLDLGAEDYVTKPFSLAELLARVRSVLRRAAPAPAERWAFGEVKLDPRDRSVTLAGEPVELTRTEFDLLATLLAADGAVVSRQGLIDEVWGAGHKVTPRTVDNFIAQLRAKLEADAANPEHLLTVRGVGYRLNRG
- a CDS encoding ABC transporter ATP-binding protein; the encoded protein is MEAAPGAVEARGLVKTFGSLRAVDGLSLSVPAGAFYAFLGPNGAGKSTTLSMLTGVLEASAGEIRILGQDLRDDPIAVKAQVGIVPEELTLFERLTGWQQLIFSGRVYGLSDTVAAKRAKELLKLTGLEGREHDEIAGYSKGMRRRLAIGAALVHAPRVVFLDEPFEGIDVIAAGVVRELLQELGRRGVTVLLTTHVLAIADRLATHAGIIAAGRMLAEGSVEALKARYERDTLEAVFESLIEVPRAPEQSLSFYGHAED